The following proteins are encoded in a genomic region of Dyadobacter sp. UC 10:
- a CDS encoding efflux RND transporter permease subunit has protein sequence MKLPEFAVKNYQFTLVVFLAVMALGIYSLFTMPRSEDPDIHPPQFTVVVIYPGASPKDMEQLVVDPMEKKINELDDMKHVITDIKDGLAVMQVQYKYSSDPDDKYQEVVREINSLRSQLPADIADIRVNKQIPSDVSIYQYALISENATYSQLKKHSKEFKEQLEKIKSLKKVEYSGVPERQVNVDLNLQKIAAQQLTQNQVIAALQSENVNVPGGSISMSNKKLNIKTSGNYRTLDEIANTVVSAANGKIVYVKDVADVKLGYEDETHLTRLNGYRCSFVNVSQKEGENIIAVQDQVTPVVEQFKASLPANIDLVKVFDQAKSVDTRLSHFARDFGIAILLVLLTLLPLGTRASVVVMISIPLSLAIGLTLMNLFGYNINQLSIVGMIVALGILVDDSIVVVENIERYLRMGYTRVEAAVKASSQIGLAVVGCTILLIFAFLPLVFLPEGAGDFIRSLPLSVITTVFASMLVSLTIVPFLSSVILKPHMNEEGNFLLRGMKKVIHTTYGSLLDKALRRPVVTLVLAGLIFAGSLALVPLIGNSLFPKSEKPMFLVDIELPQGTNLKKTDQVAKYVESILKQEPLVTSFATNVGKGNPRIYYNVIQRNESENFAEIFVQVEGLKTEEKVEVIERLRKKLEGYPGAEIKVKDFEQGPLIEAPLAYRVYGENLDALRKTAFRVADLLAKTDGTIYVNNPLLVQPTDLRVNIDKQKAGTLGISSAEIDRTVRLGAAGLNVATYREDVGKADNYNVNVSVPRNAAVQDYSVFDKLYVTSATGASIPLKNVATIELESSPNQIRHYDKDRYVTVSAFVKPGYNVQRLDEEITQKLHAFKFENGQTFTVAGEKESQEESFGGLGLIILVTIFGFLGVLILEFKTFKSILIVLSVIPLGIVGGLAMLFLTGETLSFTATIGFIALVGIEVKNSLLVVDFTNQLREQGKGIEEAIIEAGEIRFVPILLTSLTAIGGLLPLVIEYSALYSPLALVLIGGLISSTLLSRLVTPVMYKLLPPEVKIKLVEEEIPELEY, from the coding sequence ATGAAATTACCCGAATTTGCCGTTAAAAATTACCAGTTTACGCTGGTCGTCTTCCTGGCTGTCATGGCATTGGGCATTTACTCGCTCTTCACAATGCCGCGCAGCGAAGATCCCGACATTCACCCGCCGCAGTTTACGGTGGTTGTGATTTACCCTGGTGCCAGCCCGAAGGATATGGAGCAGCTGGTCGTCGATCCGATGGAAAAAAAGATCAACGAGCTGGACGATATGAAGCATGTGATCACGGATATCAAGGACGGGCTGGCTGTTATGCAGGTCCAGTACAAATACAGTTCTGATCCGGACGATAAGTACCAGGAAGTGGTACGAGAAATCAACAGTCTGCGCTCGCAGCTGCCTGCCGATATTGCCGACATCCGCGTTAACAAACAGATCCCCTCCGACGTAAGCATTTACCAATATGCATTGATCAGCGAAAATGCGACATATTCGCAGTTGAAAAAGCACTCGAAGGAATTCAAGGAGCAGCTGGAAAAAATCAAAAGCCTTAAAAAGGTAGAATATTCGGGCGTTCCTGAAAGACAGGTGAATGTAGACCTGAACCTCCAAAAGATCGCCGCGCAGCAGCTTACCCAAAACCAGGTGATCGCCGCATTGCAGAGTGAAAATGTGAATGTGCCGGGCGGGAGTATCAGTATGTCTAACAAAAAGCTCAATATTAAAACGAGCGGAAATTACCGCACGCTGGACGAAATCGCCAATACGGTTGTGTCGGCAGCCAATGGCAAGATCGTTTACGTAAAAGATGTGGCCGATGTAAAACTGGGCTACGAAGACGAAACACATCTTACCCGCCTGAACGGTTACCGTTGCAGCTTTGTGAATGTAAGTCAGAAAGAAGGGGAAAATATCATCGCAGTACAGGACCAGGTTACACCGGTTGTCGAGCAATTTAAGGCTTCCTTACCGGCAAATATCGACCTGGTGAAAGTCTTCGACCAGGCAAAAAGTGTCGATACCCGGCTATCCCATTTCGCACGCGACTTCGGCATTGCGATCCTCCTGGTACTGCTTACCTTGCTGCCACTCGGTACGCGGGCGTCGGTGGTGGTGATGATTTCCATTCCGTTGTCACTCGCTATCGGGCTGACCCTCATGAACTTATTTGGGTACAATATCAACCAGCTAAGCATTGTCGGCATGATCGTCGCACTGGGCATTCTGGTTGACGACAGCATTGTTGTGGTTGAAAATATAGAGCGGTACCTGCGGATGGGCTATACCCGGGTAGAGGCGGCGGTCAAAGCTTCCTCACAGATCGGCCTGGCGGTTGTGGGTTGTACGATCCTGCTGATTTTTGCATTCCTGCCACTGGTTTTCCTGCCCGAAGGAGCGGGCGATTTTATCCGCAGCCTGCCGCTTTCCGTGATCACGACGGTATTTGCCTCCATGCTCGTTTCGCTCACGATCGTACCTTTTTTATCCAGTGTCATTTTAAAACCCCATATGAACGAAGAAGGCAACTTTTTACTTCGCGGGATGAAAAAGGTAATCCACACTACCTATGGAAGCCTGCTTGACAAGGCTTTGAGACGGCCGGTTGTTACGCTGGTTTTAGCGGGGCTGATTTTTGCAGGTTCTCTCGCACTGGTTCCGCTGATCGGCAACAGCTTGTTCCCGAAATCTGAAAAACCAATGTTTCTGGTGGATATTGAACTACCGCAGGGTACAAACCTGAAAAAAACAGACCAGGTGGCGAAGTATGTGGAAAGTATTTTAAAGCAGGAGCCACTGGTCACTTCGTTTGCGACGAATGTCGGTAAAGGCAATCCCCGGATTTATTACAATGTGATCCAGCGCAATGAAAGTGAGAATTTTGCTGAGATTTTCGTCCAGGTAGAGGGTTTGAAAACCGAGGAGAAAGTGGAAGTGATCGAGCGGCTGAGAAAGAAGCTGGAAGGTTATCCCGGCGCTGAAATCAAAGTGAAGGACTTTGAGCAGGGGCCGCTCATCGAAGCGCCGCTGGCTTACCGGGTTTATGGAGAAAACCTGGATGCGCTTCGAAAAACTGCATTTCGCGTGGCCGATCTGCTTGCCAAAACGGATGGTACGATTTATGTCAATAATCCCTTACTCGTGCAGCCTACCGATTTGCGGGTCAATATCGACAAACAAAAAGCAGGTACGCTGGGCATTTCATCCGCTGAAATTGACCGTACGGTACGGCTGGGGGCAGCCGGACTGAATGTCGCTACTTATCGCGAGGATGTTGGAAAAGCGGATAATTACAATGTGAATGTGTCGGTACCGCGCAATGCTGCGGTGCAGGATTACAGCGTTTTTGATAAATTGTATGTGACTTCCGCAACCGGTGCAAGCATTCCGCTGAAAAACGTCGCTACGATAGAGCTGGAAAGTTCTCCCAATCAGATCCGGCATTACGATAAGGACCGCTACGTAACCGTGTCGGCTTTTGTAAAGCCCGGCTACAATGTGCAGCGTCTCGATGAGGAGATCACGCAGAAGCTCCATGCTTTCAAGTTTGAAAACGGGCAGACTTTTACGGTAGCAGGCGAAAAGGAAAGTCAGGAAGAAAGTTTCGGAGGCCTGGGACTGATCATCCTCGTCACCATTTTCGGTTTCCTGGGTGTGTTGATTTTGGAATTTAAAACCTTTAAAAGCATCCTGATCGTACTTTCGGTGATCCCGCTGGGTATAGTCGGCGGCCTGGCGATGTTGTTCCTGACCGGCGAGACGCTTTCTTTTACAGCCACCATCGGTTTTATAGCCCTGGTAGGTATTGAAGTGAAAAATTCACTGCTGGTCGTCGACTTCACCAACCAGCTTCGGGAGCAGGGAAAGGGTATCGAAGAAGCGATTATCGAGGCTGGTGAAATACGTTTTGTGCCGATATTGCTCACATCGCTGACCGCGATCGGTGGCTTGCTTCCGCTGGTAATCGAGTATAGCGCGCTGTATTCGCCGCTTGCGCTGGTATTGATCGGCGGACTGATCAGTTCCACGCTGTTGTCACGGTTGGTTACCCCGGTAATGTACAAGCTGCTCCCGCCGGAAGTGAAGATCAAGTTGGTAGAGGAGGAAATCCCCGAATTAGAATACTGA
- a CDS encoding efflux RND transporter periplasmic adaptor subunit codes for MKTTIQINLILLLGAGLLLAGCKEEKKPVETDTTIPVKVISSASLNQAQAVETSGLLGSENEARLSFKVGGIIDNVLVKEGDRVRKGQVLATLNTTEMNAQAAQAEENFLKAKRDAQRVGNLFRDSVSTKEQLENSQTTMLLAEKQLDIVRYNLSQTRIISTTDGVVIRKLQNAGEQVQGGAPVLFVSSTSSKDWVVKCGLTDKDWAKLKGGEKAEITFDAYPQTFTGKVSSLAQGSEAGSGLYQVEIQINKQDAKLASGLFAKVSIYPKEKTKMISVPMDALIEGENDSAFVFVAEANKALRKQVKIAYLTGDKAFILSGIDAGARVIREGSAYLTDGSVIRIVQ; via the coding sequence ATGAAAACAACTATTCAAATTAATCTGATACTGTTGCTCGGCGCAGGATTGCTTCTGGCGGGCTGCAAAGAGGAAAAGAAGCCTGTGGAGACCGATACAACGATTCCAGTGAAAGTGATCAGCTCCGCTTCGCTCAATCAGGCGCAGGCTGTGGAAACCTCCGGGCTGCTGGGCTCGGAAAACGAGGCCAGGCTCTCGTTCAAGGTGGGTGGTATCATAGACAATGTTTTGGTCAAAGAAGGGGACAGGGTTCGGAAGGGACAGGTCCTGGCCACGCTTAACACCACGGAAATGAATGCACAGGCAGCCCAGGCAGAAGAGAATTTCCTGAAAGCAAAACGCGATGCGCAGCGTGTGGGTAACCTTTTCAGGGATAGTGTGAGTACGAAGGAGCAGCTCGAAAACAGCCAGACTACCATGCTGCTGGCAGAAAAACAGCTGGATATTGTCAGATACAATCTTTCTCAGACCCGGATCATTTCCACGACCGACGGGGTAGTAATCCGGAAGCTGCAGAATGCGGGCGAGCAAGTCCAGGGTGGCGCGCCTGTGCTTTTTGTGAGCAGTACCAGCAGTAAGGATTGGGTGGTGAAATGCGGGCTCACCGATAAAGACTGGGCGAAGTTGAAAGGAGGCGAAAAGGCAGAAATTACCTTCGATGCCTACCCGCAAACTTTTACAGGAAAAGTAAGTTCACTCGCACAAGGCAGCGAAGCCGGCTCTGGCTTGTATCAGGTTGAAATCCAGATCAACAAGCAGGATGCGAAGCTGGCCAGCGGGCTTTTCGCGAAAGTGAGCATTTATCCGAAGGAAAAAACAAAAATGATATCTGTTCCGATGGATGCGCTGATCGAAGGAGAAAATGACAGTGCATTCGTATTCGTCGCGGAGGCAAATAAAGCTTTGAGAAAACAGGTGAAAATTGCCTACCTGACCGGCGATAAGGCATTTATATTGTCGGGCATCGATGCAGGTGCGCGGGTGATCCGGGAAGGTTCGGCTTATCTGACAGACGGTTCGGTGATCAGGATTGTACAGTAA
- a CDS encoding TolC family protein has protein sequence MNAMFRLPLRRLLQYAIVFIFLPGRAQTQDAVLENYINQGLKNNQGIRQQGFLLERNLYALKEAKSFFLPEVNFNTSYLDSRGGRKISIPIGDLLNPVYSSLNQLTNSSVFPQVENVSQTFNPNNYYDAKLRTSLPVYNAEIIYNSRIRKEQIHLQQAELDVYKRELVKDIKLGYYACLQAKEAVTILENAVTLARENLRFNQALVRNDKAIRTVVSRSENELIGLEARLEDARNQSLSAVAYFNFLLNSPLDNPVELPSVQQADVPAGITGEGRREELVKLESLSRINALSEQLAKAAALPKLSTFIDLGSQGDFVKFNNDTRYYLFGVTLDWRVFGGNRTQHRAKQAALEGKATSQQIDQVEQQLALQVETAENRLRSAARLFEASKSQTALSLQYYNDQQKLYREGQLLYIELLDAQNRLIGDQLQQSIAYLTIQTRSAELERAKASFVF, from the coding sequence ATGAATGCAATGTTTAGGTTGCCCCTGCGGCGACTGTTACAATACGCTATTGTCTTTATTTTCCTGCCAGGCAGGGCGCAGACGCAGGATGCAGTGCTGGAAAACTATATCAACCAGGGCCTGAAAAACAACCAGGGCATCAGGCAGCAGGGCTTCTTGCTGGAAAGAAATTTGTATGCATTGAAAGAGGCCAAAAGCTTCTTTCTGCCCGAGGTTAATTTCAATACTTCTTATCTCGATTCCCGGGGCGGGCGGAAAATCAGTATACCGATCGGTGATTTGCTCAATCCGGTTTACAGTTCGCTGAACCAGCTGACGAACTCTTCGGTGTTCCCGCAGGTCGAAAATGTGAGCCAGACTTTTAATCCCAACAATTATTATGATGCCAAGCTGCGTACCTCGCTTCCCGTCTACAATGCTGAGATCATTTACAATTCACGGATCCGCAAAGAACAGATCCACTTACAGCAGGCTGAGCTGGATGTGTACAAAAGGGAGCTCGTAAAGGACATCAAGCTGGGTTATTATGCGTGTTTGCAGGCTAAGGAAGCCGTTACGATCCTTGAAAATGCGGTGACGCTGGCCCGGGAAAATCTTCGCTTTAATCAGGCGCTCGTGCGAAACGACAAGGCGATCAGGACGGTAGTGAGTCGCTCGGAAAATGAGCTGATCGGGCTGGAAGCCAGGCTGGAAGATGCCAGGAACCAATCGCTGAGCGCAGTAGCCTACTTTAATTTTTTACTTAATAGCCCGCTGGATAATCCGGTAGAGTTGCCTTCTGTTCAACAGGCTGATGTTCCGGCAGGTATTACCGGGGAGGGGAGGCGGGAGGAGCTTGTCAAGCTGGAATCGCTTTCGAGGATCAACGCATTGTCGGAGCAGCTCGCGAAAGCGGCGGCGCTGCCGAAACTGTCTACATTCATCGATCTCGGATCGCAGGGGGATTTTGTGAAGTTCAATAATGATACCCGTTACTACCTGTTCGGCGTCACGCTCGACTGGCGCGTGTTTGGCGGCAACCGCACCCAGCATAGGGCCAAACAAGCGGCGCTGGAAGGTAAGGCGACCAGCCAGCAGATCGACCAGGTCGAGCAACAGCTCGCATTGCAGGTGGAGACGGCCGAAAACAGGCTGAGATCCGCTGCCCGGCTTTTCGAAGCGTCAAAAAGCCAGACTGCATTATCCCTGCAATATTATAACGACCAGCAGAAACTCTACCGGGAAGGCCAGCTGCTTTACATCGAGCTGCTGGACGCGCAAAACCGCCTGATCGGGGACCAGCTTCAGCAGAGTATTGCCTATCTCACTATACAAACCCGATCCGCCGAATTGGAAAGGGCCAAAGCCAGCTTTGTATTTTAA
- a CDS encoding TetR/AcrR family transcriptional regulator, producing MAIKERKEREKQDMRNLIIESATQLFLKHGYDKTSIRNIAEDIEYSPATIYLYFKDKDEIFYVIHENAFDILDKLFRKHDSIANPVERLGALGRTYIKFAFENPDYYDLMFIMRAPLSQIKHEEKWSAGECAFGYLLETLTQCLDQKLIRPADKYITAISVWSFVHGLVSLYIRERMCILEMPDDMVRGIVNASFENFLESLKT from the coding sequence ATGGCGATCAAGGAACGGAAAGAGCGGGAGAAGCAGGACATGAGGAACCTGATCATTGAATCAGCTACTCAGCTATTTTTGAAGCATGGTTACGATAAGACGTCGATCCGTAACATTGCTGAGGATATTGAGTACAGTCCGGCTACCATCTACCTGTATTTCAAGGATAAAGACGAGATTTTCTACGTCATTCATGAAAATGCGTTCGATATTCTGGACAAGCTTTTCCGCAAGCACGATTCGATAGCCAATCCTGTTGAACGCCTGGGGGCATTGGGCAGGACTTATATCAAATTTGCTTTCGAAAATCCCGACTACTACGATCTGATGTTTATCATGCGAGCGCCATTATCGCAGATCAAGCATGAGGAAAAGTGGAGTGCAGGCGAATGCGCATTCGGCTACCTGCTCGAAACATTGACCCAGTGCCTGGACCAAAAGCTGATCAGGCCCGCTGATAAATACATCACTGCTATCTCGGTGTGGTCCTTCGTTCATGGACTTGTCTCCCTTTATATCAGGGAAAGAATGTGTATCCTGGAAATGCCCGACGACATGGTGCGCGGGATCGTTAATGCCTCATTTGAAAATTTTTTAGAAAGCCTGAAAACGTAA
- a CDS encoding sulfatase, protein MKKLFAVIFLLCISNLHSHSQPAAKPNVIVFMVDDMGWQDTSVPFWNKATDFNKRYHTPNMERLAKEGMKFTNAYAMPVCTPTRVSLLTGVNAARTRVTHWTSPEQNKNTDHPDATFNPVDWNINGLSPEAGVGHTFHATPLPAVLRQNGYYTIHSGKAHFGSSGTPGSDPKNLGFDINIAGSSIGHPASYLGQKNYDSPVKGKPNRNAVPGLEAYHGTDVFLSDAITIEALKALEKPVTEKQPFFLYLAHYAVHTPINADKRYLEKYLKMGLDSIEAKYATLVEGMDKSLGDVLNYLDNKDIAKNTVVIFMSDNGGLSRTPPRGGKAWTHNLPLKAGKGSVYEGGIREPMLVRWPGVTRPGSVAEQYVIIEDFFPTILEVAGAKNQKMLQQTDGESFLKLLKNPALKNQQRELLWHHPNRWTPEDGPNINYASAFRKGNWKLIYNYEKAALELYDLQNDIGEENNLAGSNPEKVKELAALFTRKLKKWDAQWPTFKATGKQVPWPDQITVK, encoded by the coding sequence ATGAAAAAACTGTTCGCAGTAATTTTCCTTTTGTGCATTTCCAACCTGCACAGCCATTCTCAGCCTGCTGCAAAACCAAATGTCATTGTGTTTATGGTAGATGATATGGGTTGGCAGGATACTTCCGTGCCGTTTTGGAACAAAGCCACCGACTTCAATAAACGTTACCACACCCCCAACATGGAACGCCTGGCAAAAGAGGGTATGAAGTTTACCAATGCCTATGCAATGCCGGTTTGTACGCCCACGAGGGTCAGTCTGCTTACGGGAGTCAATGCGGCCCGTACCCGTGTGACACACTGGACGTCTCCCGAACAAAACAAAAATACGGACCACCCTGACGCGACTTTTAACCCTGTCGACTGGAATATCAATGGATTAAGCCCGGAGGCTGGCGTTGGCCATACATTTCATGCAACCCCGCTGCCTGCGGTACTGCGTCAAAACGGCTACTATACCATTCACAGTGGAAAAGCACATTTCGGTTCTTCAGGAACACCCGGCTCTGACCCCAAAAACCTTGGTTTCGACATTAACATTGCAGGCAGCTCAATCGGCCACCCGGCGAGCTATCTCGGCCAGAAAAATTACGATTCGCCTGTAAAAGGAAAACCAAACCGGAACGCAGTTCCCGGCCTGGAAGCCTATCACGGTACCGACGTCTTCCTTAGCGACGCGATTACCATTGAAGCATTGAAAGCACTTGAAAAACCGGTCACGGAAAAGCAGCCCTTTTTCCTGTACCTCGCCCACTATGCCGTCCACACGCCGATTAATGCCGATAAGCGTTATTTGGAAAAGTATCTGAAAATGGGGCTGGACAGCATCGAGGCGAAGTATGCTACGCTGGTGGAAGGAATGGACAAAAGCCTGGGAGATGTGCTCAATTACCTGGATAACAAGGACATCGCAAAAAACACGGTCGTAATTTTTATGTCCGACAATGGCGGGCTGAGCCGCACTCCTCCCAGGGGCGGCAAAGCCTGGACGCATAATCTCCCGTTAAAGGCAGGGAAAGGTTCGGTTTATGAAGGCGGGATCCGGGAACCTATGCTCGTTCGCTGGCCTGGCGTAACGAGGCCAGGTTCAGTCGCCGAGCAATACGTGATTATCGAAGACTTCTTTCCGACTATTCTTGAAGTGGCAGGTGCTAAAAATCAGAAAATGCTGCAGCAAACTGACGGCGAGAGTTTTCTGAAACTTCTAAAAAATCCCGCATTGAAAAACCAACAGCGCGAGCTCCTGTGGCACCATCCCAACCGCTGGACACCGGAAGATGGCCCTAACATCAATTATGCGAGTGCTTTCAGAAAAGGAAACTGGAAATTGATCTACAATTATGAAAAGGCGGCATTGGAGCTCTATGATCTGCAAAATGATATCGGTGAAGAAAATAACCTCGCCGGCTCCAATCCTGAAAAAGTGAAAGAATTGGCCGCGCTGTTTACCCGCAAACTAAAAAAGTGGGACGCGCAATGGCCCACTTTTAAAGCCACCGGAAAGCAGGTCCCGTGGCCGGATCAGATAACAGTGAAATAA
- a CDS encoding metallophosphoesterase family protein — MKPLLRFLLIPGLLLLSSCDSLFLYNPNQVKLLNGESNLNARNIERLNRIPASDTLKFILMGDSQRWYDESEDFVESANKQRDISFVLHAGDISDFGLSQEFKWVNRILSKLNVPYMTVIGNHDVVANGPDAYRKMYGEFNYSFEYGDHKFIFINTNSREYAFDGSVPDVAWLRAELADNPGNKDMIVVAHIPPYDHDFDKNLENEYARLLAENPNVHLSLYGHQHSFSDGDYYEDGVRYVITTSMGARGYLKIKVWKGGQEIERVEF, encoded by the coding sequence GTGAAACCCCTTTTACGTTTTTTGCTCATTCCGGGCCTGCTTCTTCTTTCTTCCTGTGACAGTCTCTTTCTATACAACCCTAATCAGGTAAAACTTCTCAACGGAGAATCCAACCTGAATGCCCGCAACATTGAACGGCTTAACAGGATACCCGCATCGGACACTCTGAAGTTTATCCTGATGGGCGATTCGCAGCGATGGTACGACGAATCGGAAGACTTTGTGGAAAGTGCCAACAAGCAGCGCGACATATCATTTGTTCTTCATGCTGGCGACATTTCTGATTTCGGCCTTTCGCAGGAGTTCAAATGGGTCAACCGGATCCTCTCCAAACTGAATGTGCCTTACATGACCGTCATAGGCAACCACGACGTAGTTGCTAATGGTCCCGATGCATACCGAAAAATGTACGGGGAATTCAACTATTCCTTCGAATACGGCGATCACAAGTTCATATTCATCAATACCAATTCGAGGGAATACGCATTCGACGGATCGGTACCGGATGTGGCGTGGCTGCGGGCTGAGCTGGCTGATAACCCCGGCAACAAGGATATGATCGTGGTGGCGCACATCCCGCCCTATGACCATGATTTTGATAAAAACCTTGAAAATGAATACGCAAGGCTGCTCGCCGAAAACCCTAATGTACACCTGAGCTTGTACGGTCACCAGCATTCATTCAGCGATGGTGACTATTATGAGGATGGTGTACGCTATGTCATCACCACAAGTATGGGAGCACGTGGTTATCTGAAAATCAAAGTATGGAAAGGCGGACAGGAAATTGAACGTGTTGAATTTTAA